A window of the Sporosarcina sp. FSL K6-2383 genome harbors these coding sequences:
- a CDS encoding DUF86 domain-containing protein, with protein MYFVDRNQINKALDHMENLLEIYKGGSRWAEDEVRSLALERIAQVIIESIIDVGNSMIDGFIMRDPGSYEDIIDIMEDERVVTPEMAAPLKRVIDLRKMIVREFTEVDAGEINKVLYDTLGELEEFPDKVRHYLENELGPVSAFLPEDN; from the coding sequence GTGTATTTTGTAGACAGAAATCAAATTAATAAAGCGCTGGATCATATGGAAAATTTACTTGAGATATATAAAGGTGGAAGTAGATGGGCAGAGGATGAGGTCCGTTCACTAGCACTTGAACGAATTGCACAAGTGATTATCGAGTCAATTATTGATGTTGGCAACTCGATGATTGACGGTTTCATCATGCGTGATCCGGGAAGTTACGAGGATATCATAGATATTATGGAAGACGAGCGTGTTGTTACACCAGAAATGGCCGCACCACTTAAACGTGTCATTGATTTGAGAAAAATGATTGTTCGCGAATTTACTGAAGTGGATGCAGGAGAAATTAATAAAGTCCTATATGATACGCTAGGGGAACTGGAAGAGTTTCCGGATAAAGTCCGTCATTATCTTGAAAACGAGCTAGGTCCAGTATCGGCATTTTTACCTGAGGATAACTGA
- a CDS encoding YutD-like domain-containing protein yields MIKLDDWQFEIVKNYRDGFNEEALLARYSDVLLKYDYILGDWGYGQLRLKGFFDDSNQKATYETKIGTLQDYLYEYCNFGCAYFVMKKVERVKQDMPIKEVAE; encoded by the coding sequence ATGATAAAGTTAGATGATTGGCAGTTTGAAATCGTGAAGAATTATCGTGATGGCTTCAACGAAGAAGCACTTCTTGCACGATATAGTGATGTCCTTCTTAAGTATGATTATATACTTGGTGATTGGGGCTACGGACAACTCCGCCTTAAAGGGTTCTTCGATGACTCGAATCAGAAGGCAACGTACGAAACTAAAATTGGTACGTTACAGGATTATCTTTATGAATACTGTAACTTTGGCTGTGCTTATTTTGTAATGAAAAAAGTGGAGCGTGTTAAACAAGATATGCCTATAAAAGAAGTGGCTGAATGA